TGGTACATTTATTTTCTTTAAGGAACCGATTGCTTTTAAAACTGTCTTCTCAGGTATTATTGCGATTGCAGGGAGTATATTAATTAGTTGGGGAGATTTTAAAATTGGGGGCTTAGCATTTTATGGAGATATGCTTGCGCTAATTGCATGTGCACTCGTAACGGGTTATATGCTATTTGGACAAGAAGTTAGAAGTAGAGTGTCATTGACTACATATACAATTATTGTTTATACATCAAGTACCGTTACGCTGTTTTTTTATATTCTCTTTAAAGGCGAATCATTTGGTCCGTATCCTACCATGGATTGGGTATGGTTTTTATTATTAGCCATTGTACCAAATCTTTTAGGACACAATTTATTTAATTGGTCACTTAAATGGGTTTCAGCTAATGTAATTTCAATAGCTATTTTATTTGAACCAGTAGGGGCTTCAATTCTTGCTTACTTTATTTTTAATGAAAATTTAGTGCTTACACAAGTTGTTGGGGGAATTATTGTTATAGCTGGTATTACACTATTTGTAATCGATGAATCGAAAATCAAAAAATTATTTCAAAAAAACTATTGATTTATTAAAATAGATGAGGTATATTAAAACATGTCGTTAAGACGTGATAAAAAAATATATCTCATCTAATTTTTTTTCTTAAAAAAACTTTTCCAGAAAAGTTGTTGACAAAGAAAAAACAAAATGATAAGATGTTTAAGTCGTCACAATGAAAACGGCAATGAATATGAACCTTGAAAACTGAACAAGCAAACGTTAATCAATAAACTTTGATCACTAACATTTGTTAGTGATAAGGACAAATTGTTATCAATAGATAACGCTAGCAAAGCAAATGAGCTTTCAAACTTTACTTTTATGGAGAGTTTGATCCTGGC
This window of the Rummeliibacillus pycnus genome carries:
- a CDS encoding DMT family transporter, which codes for MDKPKIHPLIAIIIGVISVSTSAILVKLVTADSGVIAFYRMFFSVLLMTPTFLIYYRKEVLNIEKKDWIFSIIAGVFLAFHFILWFESLRYTSVASSTVLVTLQPLFAIIGTFIFFKEPIAFKTVFSGIIAIAGSILISWGDFKIGGLAFYGDMLALIACALVTGYMLFGQEVRSRVSLTTYTIIVYTSSTVTLFFYILFKGESFGPYPTMDWVWFLLLAIVPNLLGHNLFNWSLKWVSANVISIAILFEPVGASILAYFIFNENLVLTQVVGGIIVIAGITLFVIDESKIKKLFQKNY